From the genome of Triticum aestivum cultivar Chinese Spring chromosome 1A, IWGSC CS RefSeq v2.1, whole genome shotgun sequence:
TGCTTTGTAATCAATTTGACAACTTCCCTGTGCTTCCAGTGCAAGTGCATATTTTCAATGACGCCATCAAAGACACCACGGATTCCTAATATAAACAAATAGGATAAATCAATTACTCAATAGAAATGGTTAATCATGTTATGAGGTGATTGTTCAAGAAACTTACCAACAGGCAAATATGCTTTCATTTTCAGACCAATTCTACGGAAAACAGATCTCTCCTCGGCTGTGATCATTTCTCGGTCATCGGATGGGTTTGCAAGGACCATAGAAGCTTCAATCTTTGATAATAACTTCCCTGCTTTATGTATTTTTGCTTGAGCCTGTATATTTAAAGAAGAAATCAAGGAAGAACAAATAACTAAGGTTACAAGATTATGTCACATTAGCATACCTATAAAAGATAAGCAAACTCAACTTCATAATTACAAGAGCAATACAAATAAACATTTCAATACAATGATATGTACACTGAAAATGAAATATTCCAATTTAAGTGGAAGCCCATTTTGCTTTCTTAAGCTACAGTTGTTATTTAAGAACAACATATATAAATTGCTTACAATGGAAAGCTTGTGTTCGAGTCTTCTGAAAAGCTTTTCCTTTTCTGATCTAAAAGACGCTTCTTTCATCTCTTGTTGCTCCTTAGAAGTTACATTTCTTCCCCAACGGGCTTGCGCCTCCTGAAATTCAGCAAGAGTTCCTACGAGAGCATGCCCATCAAAACCATCCTCCGGAGAGTGTTCAATGGAAATGGATCTTCTCTGCTCCTCTAGATTCTGGATATCTTTTGTCAACTCCTCTCTTTCAGCCAAGGCAGCAGCAACAGACGTTGGGAGGAAGTCTTTTCCACGATATATTACAATGTAATATTTATTTCGAAGAAGCAGGGTACCCCCTGTTAGATTCTGGATGTACAAAATTGGGAAACATTAGCAAATGCACCAGAGCTTGTAGAGGTTACAAAAATTATAGAAGGACGAAATGATCTCCTGAAACATGCTTTTGAACTCAATGTAAACACTAACATGGGAATATAATTCTAAATTGTGCAAGTTCCTAAAGAAAAGATGCTCTTATTGATGCATGATGCTCTATCAGAACACTTCATCAGCAAGCCTATTTTATTGGTACAGGATCCAGGAAGCAAGTTCTATTATGTGTAACACACTTTTGCTGCTAATATTTTATGATTCAGTAAGTGCTGGACATGGTTTAATCCTTTCTACATGTTTACTTGAGCTGAATTCTGGTGGTGATTTTTAGGAACTCTTGATATTGCTAATTGCTTTGGTAGTAAAAAGATAAATTTCATAAGAGATTGAACCAGAAACTTGTCTTGGGACAGTCTTTTAGTTGCACTTATTCATGCATTAAAAGTCTTTAGATGATATTCAGTTGGGACTCAGCTTAGCTACCAAGGACAAAATACAGTCTGATAAGAACAAGAGTTTCCAAGGTCCATTGATGCAACTTTTACAAAGTAGCCATGCCTATCAATGAGAGGGAACAACAATAAGATGGTATCAAAACCTTTATTTCGTCTGACATCAGCTTATTATTTGTGTTCTGGATTCCACGTTTGACAGCTATTTTCACCACCAAACTCTTCTCCCAAAGCTTAACAATAGCCGCGGCCAAGCCTTGATGATTCCGGTTTCTCCCTTCAATCAAGGTTAGGAAGCAATAAGCAGCTGTTTAATGCCAGCAGTAAAAGCTGTGATGAGGGAATGATATTCGCACTATCGAAAAGCAATACCTAGAGCAAAATGACAAGGGAGGTTCCTTGCTAACTTTCGCAAATTAGTGAGCTCTGAGTTGGTAAGGCTTGTACGCATTCCAGTTGGAAGAACTCTAAATGGCGCTTTATAACCTGGAATTGTTTGAGGCAGCAAGTCGGCATCCACAGGTAAAATTCCTGTTCCCCACCAATCCACGAAACGAGGGCCCAGCTCATCAAGCATTTGATTGAACTCCAGCTCTTCTTCCGTCATGTCCTCTGTATTGTGCAGATCCAATATGGGTGCATTATCATGTTGAGCAGTTAGATCCTTCCCCTGATTATCACTCTCAGCAGTGCTCGAGCCATCGGGGATGAACAATGTACTATCTTCACCCTTCCTCAGTGACGAGGTACCGTCCAAAGGTTGAGATTTCAGAGGCCTCGTGTAATTGCTCCCGCGATAGACAACCATGACACTCCCTGCCCTCCATATGATCAATCCTCCTGTTCGTCTCTGACCAATAAAGACTGGACATCAAATTCACTGGAACAAACAGAAGATTGCAGGTCCAATTGCGACAACCAATAATGAGACTGAACATTCCTAGTGCTGCATTATTTGATAATGCAGGGGCAGAGTACCTCGACAAGCTCATGGGCAGTCTTCATGTCGTTGGCGAGGTCCTCGTGGAACTTGAGGCGGACCAGCTCCGACTTCCTCCAGGCGTCGTGGATCTTCTCCGTGATGGCCTGCGTGACCCCGGCCTTGGGCACGGTGATGCGGTCCTTGAGGGTCATGCCCATGCCCCGCAGGCGGCGCAGCTCCACGTCGTCCATGGTGAGCTCCGCAAGGGAGGGCGCCCTGACCCGCTTCCTCTTGACCCCGTCCGCCTCCTCGCCGTCGCTCTCCCGGTCCCTCTCCCACGGGAGGACGGCCTCGTCGAGGCCG
Proteins encoded in this window:
- the LOC123066701 gene encoding CRM-domain containing factor CFM3, chloroplastic/mitochondrial is translated as MALSELPLHHSFRLSSRPLLPLRLLSLSRPASSSASPTAAAAAAPSSSGRNRAPPAPSRGGAPWMQKWAPADPSAPAPAPSPGHAPSTSIDRIVHRLRNLGLGTDDDEPSSSPADAPLDGRERLGDLLDRSWARPDRQFAASGLDEAVLPWERDRESDGEEADGVKRKRVRAPSLAELTMDDVELRRLRGMGMTLKDRITVPKAGVTQAITEKIHDAWRKSELVRLKFHEDLANDMKTAHELVERRTGGLIIWRAGSVMVVYRGSNYTRPLKSQPLDGTSSLRKGEDSTLFIPDGSSTAESDNQGKDLTAQHDNAPILDLHNTEDMTEEELEFNQMLDELGPRFVDWWGTGILPVDADLLPQTIPGYKAPFRVLPTGMRTSLTNSELTNLRKLARNLPCHFALGRNRNHQGLAAAIVKLWEKSLVVKIAVKRGIQNTNNKLMSDEIKNLTGGTLLLRNKYYIVIYRGKDFLPTSVAAALAEREELTKDIQNLEEQRRSISIEHSPEDGFDGHALVGTLAEFQEAQARWGRNVTSKEQQEMKEASFRSEKEKLFRRLEHKLSIAQAKIHKAGKLLSKIEASMVLANPSDDREMITAEERSVFRRIGLKMKAYLPVGIRGVFDGVIENMHLHWKHREVVKLITKQKTLAFVEETARLLEYESGGILVAIERVPKGHALIFYRGKNYRRPINIRPRNLLTKAKALKRAVAMQRHEALSQHIDQLEFNMKQMKRDLGMEDYDEEAEDASDSESEDDTAGYDEGMEDYDKEEEDESDSEDEDN